The following are encoded together in the Hoplias malabaricus isolate fHopMal1 chromosome 3, fHopMal1.hap1, whole genome shotgun sequence genome:
- the LOC136692725 gene encoding uncharacterized protein isoform X2, with amino-acid sequence MIETSKRSNSPSHSPTSEGPFPNYIVNLIAVLWTDTDTYTRENVTFEQFSSGPILEEITDAINRIYNVTSFSTSWVFVGSWPNKEYKRSVSFRVILSSGEDGSSYALLIYFNLPSDPDPWLAGYQAADNRHQYILHFSNISDLISNSNQEFPGLWAFKVNDQYELFFPVLPTAVQNAVTVDATYVQIQLQHPFSYTGRDCTTLYLNMDGFLSFQLIPDNDSYSLSVPGDIIAGIWTDINTYTRKNISYEQATSGPLIDQATDAVRQSFPGADFTAGWVFVATWQNVKFEPDAGGATFQIVLISD; translated from the exons ATGATAGAAACTTCCAAAAGATCAAACTCACCCAGCCATTCTCCTACTTCGGAAGGTCCTTTTCCCAATTATAT TGTAAACCTCATCGCTGTACTGTGGACTGACACTGACACTTACACCAGAGAAAACGTTACCTTTGAGCAATTTTCCAGCGGCCCCATTCTGGAAGAGATCACAGATGCAATAAATCGGATATATAACGTGACCAGCTTCTCTACTTCCTGGGTGTTTGTGGGCTCTTGGCCTAATAAGGAATATAAAAGG TCTGTGTCTTTCCGAGTGATCTTGAGCTCTGGTGAAGACGGCAGCTCTTACGCCCTGCTGATATATTTCAACTTGCCTAGTGATCCAGATCCCTGGCTG GCGGGGTATCAGGCAGCAGACAACAGGCATCAGTACATCCTACATTTCTCCAATATCTCAGACCTTATTTCGAACTCCAATCAAGAATTTCCTGGGCTCTGGGCTTTCAAAGTTAACG ATCAATATGAGCTGTTCTTTCCGGTTCTACCTACTGCTGTCCAGAATGCTGTTACTGTTGATGCAACTTATGTTCAGATCCAGCTTCAGCATCCTTTCTCCTACACTGGAAGAGACTGCACGACACTTTAT CTCAATATGGATGGATTCTTGTCCTTTCAACTCATCCCTGACAATGACAGCTACTCTCTATCAGTCCCAGGAGATATCATCGCTGGTATATGGACTGACATTAACACTTACACAAGAAAAAACatctcctatgagcaagccactAGCGGACCTCTTATAGATCAAGCTACAGATGCAGTTCGGCAGAGTTTTCCTGGAGCAGACTTCACCGCAGGCTGGGTCTTTGTTGCCACTTGGCAGAATGTGAAGTTTGAGCCTGATGCGGGG GGAGCGACTTTCCAGATTGTCTTGATCTCGGATTGA
- the LOC136692725 gene encoding alpha-tectorin-like isoform X3 has protein sequence MELPLCLIVLLCMTPAFLFPVLSSAVNIDNYDRNFQKIKLTQPFSYFGRSFSQLYHPFLYYPNGSLPSVNLIAVLWTDTDTYTRENVTFEQFSSGPILEEITDAINRIYNVTSFSTSWVFVGSWPNKEYKRSVSFRVILSSGEDGSSYALLIYFNLPSDPDPWLAGYQAADNRHQYILHFSNISDLISNSNQEFPGLWAFKVNDQYELFFPVLPTAVQNAVTVDATYVQIQLQHPFSYTGRDCTTLYSQEISSLVYGLTLTLTQEKTSPMSKPLADLL, from the exons ATGGAGCTTCCACTGTGTTTGATCGTTCTGCTCTGTATGA CTCCAGCGTTTCTGTTTCCTGTTCTGTCTTCTGCTGTTAACATTGATAATTATGATAGAAACTTCCAAAAGATCAAACTCACCCAGCCATTCTCCTACTTCGGAAGGTCCTTTTCCCAATTATAT CACCCTTTTCTCTACTACCCAAATGGCTCCTTACCAAGTGTAAACCTCATCGCTGTACTGTGGACTGACACTGACACTTACACCAGAGAAAACGTTACCTTTGAGCAATTTTCCAGCGGCCCCATTCTGGAAGAGATCACAGATGCAATAAATCGGATATATAACGTGACCAGCTTCTCTACTTCCTGGGTGTTTGTGGGCTCTTGGCCTAATAAGGAATATAAAAGG TCTGTGTCTTTCCGAGTGATCTTGAGCTCTGGTGAAGACGGCAGCTCTTACGCCCTGCTGATATATTTCAACTTGCCTAGTGATCCAGATCCCTGGCTG GCGGGGTATCAGGCAGCAGACAACAGGCATCAGTACATCCTACATTTCTCCAATATCTCAGACCTTATTTCGAACTCCAATCAAGAATTTCCTGGGCTCTGGGCTTTCAAAGTTAACG ATCAATATGAGCTGTTCTTTCCGGTTCTACCTACTGCTGTCCAGAATGCTGTTACTGTTGATGCAACTTATGTTCAGATCCAGCTTCAGCATCCTTTCTCCTACACTGGAAGAGACTGCACGACACTTTAT TCCCAGGAGATATCATCGCTGGTATATGGACTGACATTAACACTTACACAAGAAAAAACatctcctatgagcaagccactAGCGGACCTCTTATAG
- the LOC136692725 gene encoding uncharacterized protein isoform X1 gives MELPLCLIVLLCMTPAFLFPVLSSAVNIDNYDRNFQKIKLTQPFSYFGRSFSQLYHPFLYYPNGSLPSVNLIAVLWTDTDTYTRENVTFEQFSSGPILEEITDAINRIYNVTSFSTSWVFVGSWPNKEYKRSVSFRVILSSGEDGSSYALLIYFNLPSDPDPWLAGYQAADNRHQYILHFSNISDLISNSNQEFPGLWAFKVNDQYELFFPVLPTAVQNAVTVDATYVQIQLQHPFSYTGRDCTTLYLNMDGFLSFQLIPDNDSYSLSVPGDIIAGIWTDINTYTRKNISYEQATSGPLIDQATDAVRQSFPGADFTAGWVFVATWQNVKFEPDAGGATFQIVLISD, from the exons ATGGAGCTTCCACTGTGTTTGATCGTTCTGCTCTGTATGA CTCCAGCGTTTCTGTTTCCTGTTCTGTCTTCTGCTGTTAACATTGATAATTATGATAGAAACTTCCAAAAGATCAAACTCACCCAGCCATTCTCCTACTTCGGAAGGTCCTTTTCCCAATTATAT CACCCTTTTCTCTACTACCCAAATGGCTCCTTACCAAGTGTAAACCTCATCGCTGTACTGTGGACTGACACTGACACTTACACCAGAGAAAACGTTACCTTTGAGCAATTTTCCAGCGGCCCCATTCTGGAAGAGATCACAGATGCAATAAATCGGATATATAACGTGACCAGCTTCTCTACTTCCTGGGTGTTTGTGGGCTCTTGGCCTAATAAGGAATATAAAAGG TCTGTGTCTTTCCGAGTGATCTTGAGCTCTGGTGAAGACGGCAGCTCTTACGCCCTGCTGATATATTTCAACTTGCCTAGTGATCCAGATCCCTGGCTG GCGGGGTATCAGGCAGCAGACAACAGGCATCAGTACATCCTACATTTCTCCAATATCTCAGACCTTATTTCGAACTCCAATCAAGAATTTCCTGGGCTCTGGGCTTTCAAAGTTAACG ATCAATATGAGCTGTTCTTTCCGGTTCTACCTACTGCTGTCCAGAATGCTGTTACTGTTGATGCAACTTATGTTCAGATCCAGCTTCAGCATCCTTTCTCCTACACTGGAAGAGACTGCACGACACTTTAT CTCAATATGGATGGATTCTTGTCCTTTCAACTCATCCCTGACAATGACAGCTACTCTCTATCAGTCCCAGGAGATATCATCGCTGGTATATGGACTGACATTAACACTTACACAAGAAAAAACatctcctatgagcaagccactAGCGGACCTCTTATAGATCAAGCTACAGATGCAGTTCGGCAGAGTTTTCCTGGAGCAGACTTCACCGCAGGCTGGGTCTTTGTTGCCACTTGGCAGAATGTGAAGTTTGAGCCTGATGCGGGG GGAGCGACTTTCCAGATTGTCTTGATCTCGGATTGA